A window of Candidatus Palauibacter soopunensis contains these coding sequences:
- a CDS encoding FAD-dependent oxidoreductase, giving the protein MQRRSKAAERVPRAASPPGRLKSALGAGVFRSGRLWEERPLRRHYDVVIIGGGIHGLATAYYLAKDHGVRDIAVLESEYIGFGGSGRNTAIVRANQRTQENVPLYDEGLKLWPILTDELDFNLMFHNCGNVNLAHSEAAVAAFRLSINTANFCGVRSELLDPQQCKELVPALDVSDRPAHPIQAGMYHPPGGVVRHDAVVWGLARGASQHGAAIHQGVEVRGIDTEGGRVTGVRTSAGPIGCRKLGIMAGGYGPAVAAMLDIELPVNPLTIQAMVTQPLKPFLHHVVSSGAYHVYANQTLKGEIATGAHMDPQVNYTTDVTAGYFKHQAESLTDFMPCLKGVRFLRVWAGLADMTPDMAPILDGNFAHEGLYLDVGWGYFGFKSGPVAGRYMAEFMAREEAPDILRPFALRRFLENRYMGETATTMKYGQWD; this is encoded by the coding sequence ATGCAGCGCCGCTCGAAGGCAGCGGAGCGTGTCCCTCGGGCTGCCAGCCCGCCGGGGCGACTGAAATCCGCACTCGGGGCGGGCGTCTTCCGGTCCGGGCGCCTGTGGGAGGAGCGGCCGCTACGCCGCCACTACGACGTCGTGATCATCGGGGGCGGCATCCACGGGCTCGCCACGGCCTACTATCTCGCGAAAGACCACGGCGTCCGGGACATCGCCGTGCTCGAGAGCGAGTACATCGGGTTCGGGGGATCCGGGCGAAACACCGCGATCGTGCGGGCGAACCAGCGCACGCAGGAGAACGTCCCCCTCTATGACGAGGGCCTGAAGCTGTGGCCCATCCTCACGGACGAACTCGACTTCAACCTCATGTTCCACAACTGCGGCAACGTCAACCTCGCGCACAGCGAGGCGGCAGTAGCCGCGTTCCGGCTCTCCATCAACACGGCGAACTTCTGCGGGGTGCGCTCGGAACTGTTGGATCCGCAGCAGTGCAAGGAACTGGTCCCGGCGCTCGACGTGTCGGACCGGCCCGCGCACCCGATCCAGGCCGGCATGTACCACCCGCCCGGGGGCGTCGTGCGGCACGACGCGGTGGTGTGGGGACTGGCCCGGGGCGCCAGCCAGCACGGGGCCGCCATCCACCAGGGCGTCGAGGTCCGGGGGATCGACACCGAGGGCGGGCGCGTGACGGGCGTGCGGACGAGCGCGGGGCCGATCGGGTGCCGGAAGCTCGGGATCATGGCGGGCGGCTACGGGCCGGCGGTCGCGGCGATGCTCGACATCGAACTGCCCGTGAACCCGCTCACGATCCAGGCGATGGTCACGCAGCCGCTGAAGCCGTTCCTGCACCACGTCGTGAGTTCCGGGGCGTACCACGTCTACGCGAACCAGACGCTGAAGGGGGAGATCGCGACCGGCGCGCACATGGACCCGCAGGTGAACTACACGACGGATGTCACGGCGGGCTACTTCAAGCATCAGGCGGAGTCGCTGACGGATTTCATGCCGTGCCTGAAGGGCGTGCGGTTTCTGCGCGTGTGGGCGGGGCTCGCGGACATGACGCCGGACATGGCGCCCATCCTCGACGGCAACTTCGCCCACGAGGGGCTCTACCTGGACGTGGGCTGGGGATACTTCGGCTTCAAGTCCGGGCCCGTGGCGGGCAGGTACATGGCCGAATTCATGGCGCGCGAGGAGGCGCCGGACATCCTGCGCCCGTTCGCCCTGCGCCGCTTCCTCGAGAACCGGTACATGGGGGAGACGGCCACGACCATGAAGTACGGGCAGTGGGACTGA
- a CDS encoding FAD-dependent oxidoreductase encodes MSEAMARDYDAIIIGAGVIGVCTGFELAKRGFRTLNVDKLPAAGYGSTSNTCAIIRLHYSTPDGVAMARESYFYWLDWGKYVGVPDPSGLARYVNTGCLVTKTEKNHHLQRVKESLDELHVAYEDLDAEGMREKLSVLDTRQFGPPVTEEDPGFGRPSGGNVAGALYIPESGYINDPQLCCHNVQLGCEAHGGEFRFNTEVTEILRENGRAAGVRLKDGSEVRAPVVVNVGGPHSFVINRMAGVEEGMNIKTRALKQEVCHVPAPEGVDYNVVGMLISDSDIGCYSRPEVGNHILIGSEDPPCDDLEWVEDPDDYDNTFSYQWRTQVLREAQRVKGLPVPEARQGLVDLYDVSDDWIPIYDKSDLPGFYMAVGTSGNQFKNAPVAGQLMAELIEAVEDGRDHDVDPVQFHMKYTRRDCDLGFFSRLRTMNPDSSYSVIG; translated from the coding sequence GTGAGCGAGGCGATGGCCAGGGACTACGACGCGATCATCATCGGAGCCGGCGTCATCGGCGTCTGCACCGGATTCGAACTGGCCAAGCGCGGGTTCCGGACGCTCAACGTCGACAAGCTCCCCGCCGCCGGGTACGGCTCGACCTCGAACACCTGCGCCATCATCCGCCTCCACTATTCGACCCCGGACGGCGTCGCCATGGCGCGCGAGTCCTACTTCTACTGGCTCGACTGGGGGAAGTACGTCGGCGTGCCGGATCCCTCCGGGCTCGCGCGCTACGTCAACACCGGCTGCCTCGTCACGAAGACGGAGAAGAACCACCACCTGCAGCGGGTGAAGGAGAGTCTCGACGAACTCCACGTCGCGTACGAGGACCTGGACGCGGAGGGGATGAGGGAGAAGCTCTCCGTCCTCGACACGCGGCAGTTCGGGCCTCCGGTGACGGAGGAGGATCCGGGGTTCGGCCGGCCCTCGGGCGGCAACGTGGCGGGGGCCCTCTATATCCCGGAATCCGGCTACATCAACGACCCGCAACTGTGCTGCCACAACGTCCAACTCGGGTGCGAGGCGCACGGGGGCGAGTTCCGCTTCAACACGGAGGTGACGGAGATCCTGCGGGAGAACGGGAGGGCGGCCGGGGTTCGACTGAAGGACGGGTCCGAAGTCCGGGCGCCTGTCGTCGTGAACGTCGGCGGTCCCCATTCCTTCGTCATCAACCGCATGGCGGGGGTTGAGGAGGGGATGAACATCAAGACGCGCGCCCTGAAGCAGGAGGTGTGCCACGTGCCCGCGCCGGAGGGCGTCGACTATAACGTCGTGGGGATGCTGATTTCGGACAGCGACATCGGGTGTTATTCGCGGCCGGAAGTCGGCAATCACATTCTGATCGGTTCCGAGGATCCGCCGTGCGACGATCTGGAGTGGGTGGAGGACCCGGACGACTATGACAATACGTTCAGTTATCAGTGGAGGACGCAGGTCCTGCGCGAGGCGCAGCGCGTGAAGGGACTCCCGGTCCCGGAGGCGCGGCAGGGACTCGTCGACCTCTACGATGTGTCGGACGACTGGATCCCCATCTATGACAAGTCGGACCTGCCCGGCTTCTATATGGCGGTGGGGACGTCCGGGAACCAGTTCAAGAACGCGCCGGTCGCGGGCCAGCTCATGGCGGAGCTGATAGAGGCGGTCGAGGACGGGCGCGACCACGACGTCGATCCGGTACAGTTCCATATGAAGTATACGAGGCGGGACTGTGATCTCGGATTCTTCAGTCGACTCCGGACGATGAACCCGGATTCGTCCTACTCGGTCATCGGCTGA